The sequence TGTACTGGAGTCTGCAAAGGGTTTTATAAAGAAAAATCTTGCAACTAAGGTTAGGTTGAAATATATGCCAAAACTAATTTTTGAATACGATGCTTCGATAAATTATGGATTTAAAATAGATTCTATTTTAAGAGAGATAGAAGAGGAAGAAAGTGGAAATAAAAAAGAAGATAGGTCAGATACTGAAGAGTAGAAGTTCGTTTTTAATTGTATCCCACAAGAATCCAGATGGCGACGCTATTGGCTCTTCTTTGGCTTTATATAGAGCGCTTAAAGAGATGGGCAAAGAGGTTTATGTAGAAAATCCAACCAAACCCGCTTACACCTATGATTTCTTAAAGGACTATGAAATTATTGAGCCTGTAAGCAACTCGAAAGATGTTGAGGTTGTTATAAGTGTAGATACGGCTGAGATATCCCGTTGTGGCTTGAGTGATGGTTATGTTAAGGATAAACTATTTATAAACATAGATCACCACAAGACCAATCCTGGTTTTGGTGATATAAACTTAATTGAGCCTGAGGCTTCTGCAGTTGGTTGTCTTGTTTGGGATATATTAACGATTTCTAATATTCCTATATCAAAAGCTACAGCCGAATATCTTTATCTAAGTATATTAACTGATACAGGGTCTTTTAGATACTCATCAACAAAACCCAAGACATTTAGAATAGCTGCCGACTTGTTAGAAAGGGGAGTGGAGCCCTGGTTTGTTGCATCCAATATTTATGAGTCGGAAAAGTTGGAAACGTTTAAGCTTTTGAGCCTTGTTCTTGGGACTCTTGAGCTCTTTTATGATGGAAGACTTGCAATAGCTTATGTAACGCAGGAGATGTTTAGAAAAACCAATACTACGGCTGATAATACGGAAGGGTTTGTAAACTATGCCCGCAGCATCAGGGGTGTAGAAGTTGGTATTTTATTAAGAGAGGACGAGCCTGATAAGTTTAAAATAAGCATACGCTCTAAGGGTAATATAGATGTTAGTGATGTTGCGGTGCATTTTAACGGTGGTGGTCATAAGAATGCAGCGGGTGGCTCAATAGAGGCAAAACTTGAGGATGCAAAGAAAAAAGTTATAGAGGC comes from Hippea maritima DSM 10411 and encodes:
- a CDS encoding DHH family phosphoesterase, whose amino-acid sequence is MEIKKKIGQILKSRSSFLIVSHKNPDGDAIGSSLALYRALKEMGKEVYVENPTKPAYTYDFLKDYEIIEPVSNSKDVEVVISVDTAEISRCGLSDGYVKDKLFINIDHHKTNPGFGDINLIEPEASAVGCLVWDILTISNIPISKATAEYLYLSILTDTGSFRYSSTKPKTFRIAADLLERGVEPWFVASNIYESEKLETFKLLSLVLGTLELFYDGRLAIAYVTQEMFRKTNTTADNTEGFVNYARSIRGVEVGILLREDEPDKFKISIRSKGNIDVSDVAVHFNGGGHKNAAGGSIEAKLEDAKKKVIEAFSFLENEK